GTATTGATTCGAATCATTTGCCTGGTAGATATCTCTACTGCTCAGCAAGCATGCCTGTCTAGATAGGGTATGATAACCGTTAGCAATGTAACCCTATATCTGACAGTATAGCCGATCCCAGTCAAGGCGCAGGGCGTGGGGTAATGTAGGGCGTGATATCCACTGCGGTTAGCATCGGAGAAGACGCgggaagggaaagagaaaacCACACAGTACAGTACTACAGCAGCAATTGGGTTAACAGATGTATGGAATATTGTAATTTGATCGAAATAAGAGAGCATACAGTAGTAAATAGGTAGAGAAATACAGCAAAGTGAAGTATGGATGGAGAAAATTCTGTTATCGATAAGATATCCGGCGATTTCCCGAAAACCCCGAACCATAAATACTTGAGTCACTTGTAtccctctcttttctttcttcgtttctttcttctcttctttcttctcttctttcctttacACTCAATTGCCAGTCAATTGAACATCGCACAACCGCAACCATGGGCTCTCTCGCACCCACATCCACACCCGCCGCCCTAGATGCCTCCACCATCAACTTCACCCGCAGCACAACCCTCCGCCCCGTCCCAGAAATCGGCTCCCCAGAGGAGAAATCCCACTCCTACTGCACCGACCACATGCTCACCGTCCGCTGGACGGTCGAAACCGGCTGGCAAACACCCGAAATCCGCCCCTTCGAGAACCTTAGCATCCCGCCCACGGCGTCCTGTCTGCACTATGCTACCGAGTGCTTCGAGGGCATGAAGGCGTATCGCGGGTATGACGGGAAGTTGCGCCTTTTCAGGCCCGATTGTAACGGGGAGAGACTTGCGAATAGTGCGGTGAGGACGTCGCTGCCGGGGTTTGGCGCAGGCGAGGTGAAGAAGCTCGTGGGGAGGTTGTTGCAGATTGATGGGCCGCGTTAGTTCCCCCCGTTTCTCTTACCAGGTTAAGTGAGTACAGTTTGATTGACAAGAGCGCAGGCTGGCTGCCCAAGGACCAACCCGGCCGCTTCCTCTACATTCGCCCCACGGTCATCGGCAACGGCACACAACTCGGCGTGCAAGCCCCCAAAGAAgccctcctcttcatcatcgccgtCCCTTGGCCCGACATGTCGTCCAATCCGTCCGGCCTGAAACTCCTCGCCTCCTCGCCGGACACCATCCGCGCCTGGCCCGGTGGTTTCGGGTACGCGAAGCTAGGCGCGAACTACGGGCCGAGTCTTGCGGCGCACGGCGTCGCCACGGGGCAGGGGTTCGACCAGGTGCTTTGGTTATTTGGGGAGGAGAGGCAGGTTACCGAGGCGGGGGCTAGTAATTTCTTTATTGTGTGGGAGAATAAGCAGGGGAAGAGGGAGTTGGTGACGGCGTCGTTGGAGAATCAGTTGATTCTACCTGGTGTTACGAGGCGGAGTGTGTTGGAGCTTGCGCGGGAAAGACTGGCCTCGGCTTCGGCGACGGGGCTGGCTCCTGTGGATGTTGTCGAGAGGCCGCTTACTATTGCCGAGGTCGAGGAGGCGTGGAAGGAGGGCAGGATCGTTGAGGCGTTTGTGTCTGGGACTGCTGTAAGCCTGACCCCCTTTACTATCTATCCCATTTATTTGAAGGATGCTGACAGAACAGTACTTCATCGCCCCCGTGCAAATCATCCGCAATGGGGACGTCGACATGAACATGCTCGAGGCTGGTGTTGAGCGCGCTGGGTACGCCACGCAGATCAAGGCGTGGTTGGGGGCTATTATGTATGGTAAGGAGGAGCATGAGTGGGGATATGTTATTGAGAATGAGGACGGACGTTAGTGCACATATCATGTCATGTTCATAGTAGACGGATGGCAAGGAAGGGTTTATGGCTGGAAAACTGTAAATATCGAATGCGATGGTCTTTGGTAAAAGATTTTGGGGTATATAGATACGGTTGCTAAGCACTATGTCGAAGACTGTCGGATTACTTCTTTAAAGGTATCATTCACAATGCATGCTAAAAAGTGATGCGGGGGATGTGTTGTGCTCAGAATATATATCGCAAGCAAAGTTCTCACGACACGCAACGATAACTCATTAAACACTCATAGTGCAACAGCATCATGTCACTGCTCAATAAATTGTATTATTTATACATACATAGGTAGTATACTAGTACGTCGAGGTATCacaacaaacaaacaacaaAACAAATTGCACCAATCCAACGACGAAATTACAAAACACACATACTTGTCAACAGCATCAATCGAAGAAACAAATCCACGCAAATGCAAGGCCTGGGGGGGAAGGctacagcaacaacaactctCCCGTCGCTGCACCACCCGCCAACTGCGGCTGATAAACAGACTGCTGATTCTGATTCACCACATACTGCGTCCCCATTGCGCCGCCGCCACCTGCGACGCCGTCGCCATCGTCGCCGCTGCGTCCGCCTAGATCCATGGCTGCCATTTGTTGGTTGCCAACGCCGTTGAAGTACACATCTGCTGCACTGACGGCGGCGTTCATGTCTGCTGCGTCGGGGCCGAGACCGGTGATTGGGGAGGGGGCGATGACGGATGGATCGGTGGGGTTGGGGAAGAA
This region of Aspergillus chevalieri M1 DNA, chromosome 4, nearly complete sequence genomic DNA includes:
- a CDS encoding branched-chain amino acid aminotransferase, cytosolic (COG:E;~EggNog:ENOG410PF7Z;~InterPro:IPR036038,IPR018300,IPR001544,IPR043131, IPR043132,IPR005786;~PFAM:PF01063;~go_function: GO:0003824 - catalytic activity [Evidence IEA];~go_function: GO:0004084 - branched-chain-amino-acid transaminase activity [Evidence IEA];~go_process: GO:0009081 - branched-chain amino acid metabolic process [Evidence IEA]) — protein: MGSLAPTSTPAALDASTINFTRSTTLRPVPEIGSPEEKSHSYCTDHMLTVRWTVETGWQTPEIRPFENLSIPPTASCLHYATECFEGMKAYRGYDGKLRLFRPDCNGERLANSAVRTSLPGFGAGEVKKLVGRLLQIDGPRWLPKDQPGRFLYIRPTVIGNGTQLGVQAPKEALLFIIAVPWPDMSSNPSGLKLLASSPDTIRAWPGGFGYAKLGANYGPSLAAHGVATGQGFDQVLWLFGEERQVTEAGASNFFIVWENKQGKRELVTASLENQLILPGVTRRSVLELARERLASASATGLAPVDVVERPLTIAEVEEAWKEGRIVEAFVSGTAYFIAPVQIIRNGDVDMNMLEAGVERAGYATQIKAWLGAIMYGKEEHEWGYVIENEDGR